From the Lysobacter sp. FW306-1B-D06B genome, one window contains:
- a CDS encoding toxic anion resistance protein, protein MNQITQNAAALPVETVLDEAALTALGLSTADTARIHEVARAAQDIAPAQLMGFGKDAANKTTEFSSQLLDQVRNRDLDATGATLGEVVRIARTLNLQKLGARSRLPVVGPLIDRMRASKGELVQKFSSTNSQIEHLMRDVSRQQDDLRKRVKDFDRMHEIVLEERRELGIHVAAGRLRMGELDRERRTLDGLEDPQSRTRRSELDNAMRLLDKRVGDLALLQHAADQSLPTIRIIQANAILLIEKFGAVRDITIPAWKRSFAVQLSLEEQKNAVELATAIDDATNEMMRNNARLLHENSVATAKANQRGVIDMETLQYVHDQLIQTVEDVRAIHREGIEKRRQAETELAKMREDVQKRLSAPTIETAG, encoded by the coding sequence ATGAACCAGATCACGCAGAACGCCGCCGCCCTGCCCGTGGAGACCGTGCTGGACGAGGCCGCGCTCACCGCGCTCGGCCTGTCGACGGCGGACACGGCGCGCATCCACGAAGTCGCCCGCGCCGCGCAGGACATCGCGCCCGCGCAGCTGATGGGCTTCGGCAAGGACGCGGCCAACAAGACCACCGAATTCTCCAGCCAGTTGCTCGACCAGGTGCGCAACCGCGACCTCGACGCCACCGGCGCGACGCTCGGCGAAGTCGTGCGCATCGCCCGCACGCTGAACCTGCAGAAGCTCGGCGCACGCTCGCGCCTGCCCGTGGTCGGCCCGCTGATCGACCGCATGCGCGCGTCCAAGGGCGAACTGGTGCAGAAGTTCAGCAGTACCAATTCGCAGATCGAGCACCTGATGCGCGACGTCTCACGCCAGCAGGACGACCTGCGCAAGCGCGTCAAGGATTTCGACCGCATGCACGAGATCGTGCTGGAGGAGCGTCGCGAACTCGGCATCCACGTCGCCGCGGGTCGCCTGCGCATGGGCGAGCTCGATCGCGAGCGCCGCACGCTCGACGGACTGGAAGATCCGCAGTCGCGCACGCGCCGTTCCGAGCTGGACAACGCGATGCGCCTGCTGGACAAGCGCGTCGGCGACCTCGCCCTGCTGCAGCACGCGGCCGACCAGTCGCTGCCGACCATCCGAATCATCCAGGCCAACGCGATCCTGCTGATCGAGAAATTCGGCGCGGTGCGCGACATCACCATCCCGGCGTGGAAGCGCAGCTTCGCCGTCCAGCTCTCGCTGGAAGAGCAGAAGAACGCCGTCGAACTCGCCACCGCCATCGACGATGCGACCAACGAGATGATGCGCAACAACGCGCGCCTTCTGCACGAGAACTCGGTGGCCACGGCCAAGGCCAACCAGCGCGGCGTGATCGACATGGAAACGTTGCAGTACGTGCACGACCAGCTCATCCAGACCGTCGAGGACGTGCGCGCCATCCATCGCGAAGGCATCGAGAAGCGCCGCCAGGCCGAGACCGAACTGGCGAAGATGCGCGAGGACGTGCAGAAGCGCCTGTCGGCGCCGACCATCGAAACGGCAGGCTGA
- a CDS encoding phospholipase D-like domain-containing protein, translating to MDFTSLDQALRDGATDLNLDNRERFELRELGARIDADRIRYLRNRAFDMARELLAAGTVDALAVLRWLEQVVKTLDLSALPAAADTTAFFTPGDSCLHKLRELCRNSRTSIDVCVFTIADDRLSDELAAAHARGVRVRIVSDNDKRHDDGSDIARLAADGIGVRLDDTPFHMHHKFAVFDGALIANGSFNWTRSASSSNHENLVVSRDPYLVRCFDGQFEQMWERFPALAP from the coding sequence ATGGATTTCACAAGCCTCGACCAGGCGCTGCGCGACGGCGCCACCGACCTCAACCTCGACAATCGCGAGCGTTTCGAACTGCGCGAGCTCGGCGCACGCATCGACGCCGACCGCATCCGCTACCTGCGCAACCGTGCCTTCGACATGGCGCGCGAGCTGCTGGCCGCCGGCACCGTGGATGCACTCGCGGTGCTGCGCTGGCTCGAACAGGTGGTCAAGACGCTGGATCTCTCGGCGCTCCCGGCCGCGGCCGACACCACCGCCTTCTTCACGCCGGGCGACAGCTGCCTGCACAAGCTGCGCGAGCTGTGCCGGAACAGCCGCACGTCGATCGACGTGTGCGTGTTCACCATCGCCGACGATCGCCTGTCCGACGAGCTCGCCGCGGCGCACGCGCGTGGCGTGCGCGTGCGGATCGTCAGCGACAACGACAAGCGCCACGACGACGGCAGCGACATCGCCCGGCTCGCCGCGGACGGCATCGGGGTGCGGCTCGACGACACGCCGTTCCACATGCACCACAAGTTCGCGGTGTTCGATGGCGCGCTGATCGCCAACGGCAGCTTCAATTGGACGCGCAGCGCCAGCAGCTCCAACCACGAGAACCTCGTGGTCAGCCGCGATCCGTACCTGGTGCGCTGCTTCGACGGGCAGTTCGAGCAGATGTGGGAGCGGTTTCCGGCCCTGGCGCCGTAA
- a CDS encoding amidohydrolase family protein → MLKIDTHAHYMPRDWPNLARKYGDDRFPVIHHTDDGRHRIYKDGKFFREIWSKTWDPQERIDDYARFGVQVQVISTVPVMFSYWAKPHHALELHQALNEHMAEACREYPRHYAGIGTVPMQSPRLAIQELERCMDQLGLQGVQIGSHINDWNLDAPELFDFFQAAGELGAAILVHPWDMMGAATMPKYWLPWLVGMPAEQSRAACCLIFGGVLERVPNLKVCMAHGGGSFPYTIGRIEHGFNMRPDLVATDNPRNPREYLNQLFFDSWVADPRALRYLLDTCGVDRVMLGTDYPFPLGEQEPGAGIAALQLSEAEQARLYHGTALEWLGLSMSRFA, encoded by the coding sequence ATGCTGAAGATCGACACCCACGCCCACTACATGCCGCGCGACTGGCCCAACCTGGCGCGCAAGTACGGCGACGACCGCTTCCCGGTGATCCACCACACCGACGACGGGCGCCATCGCATCTACAAGGACGGCAAGTTCTTCCGCGAGATCTGGTCCAAGACCTGGGACCCGCAGGAACGCATCGACGATTACGCGCGCTTCGGCGTGCAGGTGCAGGTGATCAGCACCGTGCCGGTGATGTTCAGCTACTGGGCCAAGCCGCACCACGCGCTGGAACTGCACCAGGCGCTCAACGAACACATGGCCGAGGCCTGCCGCGAGTACCCGCGCCATTACGCCGGCATCGGCACGGTGCCGATGCAGTCGCCGCGCCTTGCGATCCAGGAGCTGGAACGCTGCATGGACCAGCTCGGTCTGCAGGGCGTGCAGATCGGCAGCCACATCAACGACTGGAACCTCGACGCGCCGGAGCTGTTCGATTTCTTCCAGGCCGCCGGCGAACTGGGCGCGGCGATCCTCGTGCATCCGTGGGACATGATGGGCGCGGCGACGATGCCCAAGTACTGGCTGCCGTGGCTCGTGGGCATGCCGGCCGAACAATCGCGCGCGGCGTGCTGCCTCATCTTCGGCGGCGTGCTGGAGCGCGTGCCCAACCTGAAGGTCTGCATGGCGCACGGCGGCGGCAGCTTCCCGTACACCATCGGCCGCATCGAACACGGCTTCAACATGCGGCCGGACCTGGTCGCCACCGACAACCCGCGCAATCCGCGCGAGTACCTCAACCAGTTGTTCTTCGACTCGTGGGTCGCCGACCCGCGCGCGTTGCGTTATCTGCTCGACACCTGCGGCGTGGACCGCGTCATGCTCGGCACCGACTATCCGTTCCCGCTGGGCGAACAGGAACCGGGCGCCGGCATCGCGGCGTTGCAGTTGAGCGAAGCCGAGCAGGCGCGCCTGTACCACGGCACCGCGCTGGAATGGCTGGGCCTGTCGATGTCGCGCTTCGCCTGA
- a CDS encoding 5-carboxymethyl-2-hydroxymuconate Delta-isomerase: protein MPHLTLHYTANVDGFDPDAALREINHRLADSGHFDEAAIKSRALRLDHYRVGIAEDARGFVHAQLRILPGRDADTRAALSALVLDALQATLPYRHPHTQLCVEVDEMDARSYSKRVFDAQSD, encoded by the coding sequence ATGCCGCACCTGACCCTGCACTACACCGCGAACGTCGATGGCTTCGATCCCGATGCGGCGCTGCGCGAGATCAACCACCGCCTCGCGGACAGCGGGCATTTCGACGAAGCCGCGATCAAGAGCCGCGCGTTGCGCCTGGACCATTACCGCGTCGGCATCGCCGAGGACGCACGCGGCTTCGTGCATGCGCAGCTGCGGATCCTGCCCGGTCGCGATGCGGACACGCGCGCGGCGCTGTCTGCGCTCGTCCTCGATGCGCTGCAGGCGACGCTCCCATACCGCCATCCCCACACCCAACTCTGCGTCGAAGTCGACGAGATGGACGCGCGCAGCTATTCCAAACGCGTGTTCGACGCGCAATCCGACTGA
- the kynU gene encoding kynureninase: protein MTDLYSDDYALAQDAADPLRDLRSQFLIPQHDGADQAYFVGNSLGLQPRGARAHVHEVLDKWAAEAVEGHFTGQAQWLDYHQLVRESLARLVGAKPLEVVAMNTLTVNLHLMMVSFYRPTRERPAILIEAGAFPSDRYAVESQIAFHGFDPATDLIEVQPDGAEGTTSMAALERAIAQHGSRLALVLWPGVQYRTGQAFDLARIAKLAHDQGAICGFDLAHGVGNLQLALHDSGVDFAVWCHYKYLNSGPGAVAGCFVHERHAHSDRPRFAGWWGHEQGTRFRMGPHFVPTPGADGWQLSNPPILGMAPLRASLELFDAAGMPALRAKSLKLTGYLEALIRQRLDGALQIVTPPDPAQRGCQLSLRVIGGRGLTGRDAGRALFDDLATRGVLGDWREPDVIRISPAPLYNTHADVLRFVRAVEAWRDAI, encoded by the coding sequence ATGACCGACCTGTATTCCGACGATTACGCACTCGCCCAGGACGCCGCCGACCCGTTGCGCGACCTGCGCTCGCAGTTCCTGATTCCGCAGCACGACGGCGCCGACCAGGCGTACTTCGTCGGCAACTCGCTGGGTCTGCAGCCGCGCGGCGCGCGCGCGCATGTGCACGAGGTGCTGGACAAGTGGGCCGCCGAAGCGGTGGAAGGCCATTTCACCGGGCAGGCGCAGTGGCTGGACTACCACCAGCTCGTTCGCGAATCGCTGGCGCGCCTCGTCGGCGCCAAGCCGCTGGAAGTCGTGGCGATGAACACGCTCACGGTGAACCTGCACCTGATGATGGTCAGCTTCTACCGCCCGACGCGCGAACGCCCCGCCATCCTCATCGAAGCCGGCGCGTTCCCGTCGGACCGCTATGCGGTGGAATCGCAGATCGCGTTCCACGGTTTCGATCCGGCGACCGACCTGATCGAAGTGCAGCCCGACGGCGCGGAGGGCACGACGTCGATGGCGGCGCTGGAACGCGCGATCGCGCAGCACGGATCTCGCCTGGCGCTCGTGTTGTGGCCGGGCGTGCAGTACCGCACCGGGCAGGCCTTCGACCTGGCGCGCATCGCAAAGCTGGCGCACGACCAGGGCGCGATCTGCGGCTTCGATCTCGCGCACGGCGTGGGCAATCTCCAACTCGCGTTGCACGACAGCGGCGTCGACTTCGCCGTGTGGTGCCACTACAAATACCTCAACAGCGGCCCGGGCGCGGTCGCGGGTTGCTTCGTGCACGAACGCCATGCGCACAGCGACCGCCCGCGCTTCGCCGGTTGGTGGGGGCATGAACAGGGCACGCGTTTCCGCATGGGCCCGCATTTCGTACCCACGCCCGGCGCGGACGGCTGGCAGCTGAGCAATCCGCCGATCCTCGGCATGGCACCGCTGCGCGCCTCGCTGGAGCTGTTCGACGCCGCCGGCATGCCGGCGCTGCGCGCGAAGTCGCTCAAGCTCACCGGCTACCTCGAAGCGCTGATCCGCCAGCGCCTGGACGGCGCGTTGCAGATCGTCACGCCGCCCGACCCGGCCCAGCGTGGCTGCCAGCTGTCGCTGCGCGTGATCGGCGGCCGCGGTCTTACCGGCCGCGACGCGGGGCGCGCACTCTTCGACGACCTGGCCACACGCGGCGTGCTGGGCGACTGGCGCGAACCGGACGTGATCCGTATCTCGCCGGCGCCGCTCTACAACACGCATGCCGATGTGCTGCGCTTCGTGCGTGCGGTCGAAGCCTGGCGCGATGCCATCTGA
- a CDS encoding FAD-dependent monooxygenase → MEPMTQQDRHITLIGAGLAGAVLATLLAQRGWRVDVYEKRGDPRVQGYGGGRSINLALAERGRHALRLAGADEAVMKHAVMMRGRMVHFLDGRTDLQRYGRDDSEVIWSVHRGELNVVLLDIAERAGARLHFDRGLSGVDFDARIATFTDPRDGSAHQVAFESLVGADGAGSSLRAAMKDGMELGERTEFLGHSYKELEIPPAPDGSFSIEPNALHIWPRGRYMCIALPNDERTFTVTLFLPNEGDPSFATVRDGNDARALFERDFADALPLIPRLEQDFERNPAGLLATLYLDHWHLDDRAVLVGDAAHAMVPFHGQGMNCAFEDCVALAEHLDAQPDRAAAFAAFQAERLPNARAIQQMALENYLEMRDRVDDDDYLLQRALERKLAERHPDRFVPRYSMVTFQRLPYATAFERGRQQRELLVELTRGHHSLDTLDWAAVDETVRARLSPLPADA, encoded by the coding sequence ATCGAACCGATGACCCAACAGGACCGCCACATCACCCTCATCGGCGCCGGCCTGGCCGGCGCGGTGCTCGCGACGCTGCTGGCGCAGCGGGGCTGGCGCGTGGACGTGTACGAGAAGCGCGGCGATCCGCGCGTGCAGGGCTATGGCGGCGGGCGCTCGATCAACCTGGCGCTCGCCGAGCGCGGACGTCATGCGCTGCGCCTGGCCGGCGCCGACGAGGCGGTCATGAAGCACGCGGTGATGATGCGTGGGCGCATGGTGCACTTCCTCGACGGGCGCACCGATCTGCAACGTTACGGCCGCGACGACAGCGAGGTGATCTGGTCGGTGCATCGCGGCGAACTCAACGTCGTGCTGCTCGACATCGCCGAACGCGCCGGTGCGCGCCTGCACTTCGACCGCGGCCTGAGCGGCGTCGATTTCGACGCGCGCATCGCCACCTTCACAGACCCGCGCGACGGCAGCGCGCACCAGGTCGCCTTCGAATCGCTGGTCGGTGCCGACGGTGCGGGCTCGTCGCTGCGTGCGGCGATGAAGGACGGGATGGAACTGGGCGAACGCACGGAGTTCCTCGGCCATTCCTACAAGGAACTGGAGATCCCGCCCGCGCCCGACGGCAGCTTCAGCATCGAGCCCAACGCGCTGCACATCTGGCCGCGCGGGCGCTACATGTGCATCGCACTGCCCAACGACGAGCGCACGTTCACCGTCACCCTGTTCCTTCCGAACGAGGGCGATCCGAGCTTCGCCACCGTGCGCGACGGCAACGACGCGCGTGCCCTGTTCGAACGCGATTTCGCCGACGCGCTGCCGCTGATTCCGCGGCTGGAGCAGGATTTCGAACGCAATCCCGCCGGCCTGCTCGCCACGCTTTACCTCGACCACTGGCACCTGGACGATCGCGCCGTGCTCGTCGGCGACGCCGCGCACGCGATGGTGCCGTTCCACGGACAAGGCATGAATTGCGCATTCGAGGACTGCGTCGCCCTGGCCGAACACCTCGATGCGCAGCCGGACCGCGCCGCCGCGTTCGCTGCGTTCCAGGCCGAACGCCTGCCCAACGCGCGTGCGATCCAGCAGATGGCGCTGGAGAACTACCTGGAGATGCGCGACCGCGTGGACGACGATGACTATCTCCTTCAGCGCGCGCTCGAACGCAAGCTGGCCGAACGTCATCCCGATCGCTTCGTGCCGCGCTATTCGATGGTGACGTTCCAGCGCCTGCCGTACGCGACGGCGTTCGAACGCGGCCGCCAGCAGCGCGAGTTGCTGGTCGAGCTGACACGCGGTCACCACTCGCTCGACACGCTCGACTGGGCCGCCGTCGACGAGACCGTGCGCGCGCGCCTGTCGCCGTTGCCTGCGGACGCCTGA
- the sbcB gene encoding exodeoxyribonuclease I, with translation MAASFLFYDLETFGSDPRTTRVAQFAAIRTDAELNQIEEPISVFVRPADDLLPSPGATMVTGISPQHARHEGMSEAAAFALIFEEMARPETCSLGYNSLRFDDEFVRHGLFRNFFDAYEREWRGGNSRWDLLDVLRLAHAIRPDGIWWPKREDGATSFKLEHLAEANEVRIGDAHEALSDVRALIGLARKLKTAQPKLWDYALRLRDKRYAASLLDVVAMKPVLHVSQRFPANRLCAAPVLPIARHPRIDSRVIVFDLEQDPSALLELGAEGIAERLYVRAVDLPEGESRVALKEVHTNRCPALVSWDHLRAPEFERLCIDPAVIEARAAQIREAGPALVEKVRQVFAVERERTVSDVDASLYDGFIGDGDKRLFPQVRTTPPEALGLAEFPFRDARLPELLFRYRARNWPETLTSEEWTRWNDYRRWRLCEESGASEYSFARYAQEIAALRVVHAEDTGKQVLLDRLEAWGGEIAASLE, from the coding sequence GTGGCGGCGAGCTTCCTCTTCTACGACCTGGAAACCTTCGGCTCCGATCCGCGCACGACACGGGTCGCGCAGTTCGCCGCGATCCGGACGGACGCGGAGTTGAACCAGATCGAAGAGCCCATCAGCGTTTTCGTGCGCCCCGCCGACGATCTGTTGCCCTCGCCCGGCGCGACGATGGTCACCGGCATCTCGCCGCAGCATGCGCGGCACGAGGGCATGAGCGAGGCGGCGGCGTTCGCGCTGATCTTCGAGGAGATGGCGCGGCCGGAAACCTGCTCGCTGGGCTACAACTCGCTGCGGTTCGACGACGAGTTCGTACGTCACGGTCTGTTCCGCAACTTCTTCGACGCCTACGAGCGCGAGTGGCGCGGCGGAAACTCGCGCTGGGACCTGCTCGACGTGCTGCGACTGGCGCACGCGATCCGTCCCGACGGCATCTGGTGGCCCAAGCGCGAGGACGGTGCGACGTCGTTCAAGCTGGAGCACCTGGCCGAAGCCAACGAGGTGCGCATCGGTGACGCACACGAAGCGCTCTCCGACGTGCGCGCCCTGATCGGCCTGGCGCGCAAGCTCAAGACCGCGCAACCGAAACTGTGGGACTACGCACTGCGCCTGCGCGACAAGCGCTATGCCGCGAGCCTGCTGGACGTGGTCGCGATGAAGCCGGTGCTGCATGTGTCGCAGCGTTTCCCGGCGAACCGGCTGTGCGCGGCGCCGGTGCTGCCGATCGCGCGGCATCCGCGCATCGACAGTCGCGTGATCGTGTTCGATCTGGAGCAGGATCCATCGGCGCTGCTGGAACTGGGTGCCGAAGGGATCGCAGAGCGCCTGTACGTGCGGGCCGTCGATCTGCCCGAGGGCGAATCGCGCGTCGCCCTGAAGGAAGTGCACACCAACCGCTGTCCCGCGCTGGTGTCGTGGGATCACCTGCGCGCGCCCGAGTTCGAGCGCCTGTGCATCGACCCGGCGGTGATCGAGGCGCGCGCCGCGCAGATCCGCGAGGCGGGCCCTGCGCTGGTGGAGAAGGTGCGGCAGGTGTTCGCGGTCGAACGCGAGCGCACGGTGTCCGATGTCGACGCCTCGCTTTACGACGGTTTCATCGGCGACGGCGACAAGCGCCTGTTTCCGCAGGTGCGCACGACGCCGCCGGAAGCGTTGGGGCTGGCGGAGTTTCCGTTCCGCGATGCGCGCCTGCCCGAATTGCTGTTCCGGTATCGCGCGCGCAACTGGCCCGAAACGCTGACGTCCGAGGAATGGACGCGCTGGAACGACTACCGCCGCTGGCGGCTGTGCGAGGAATCGGGCGCCTCGGAGTACAGCTTCGCGCGCTATGCGCAGGAGATCGCCGCGCTGCGCGTCGTGCACGCGGAGGATACGGGCAAGCAGGTATTGCTCGACCGGCTTGAGGCGTGGGGCGGTGAGATCGCGGCAAGTCTGGAGTGA
- a CDS encoding DUF2461 domain-containing protein: MATYFTDASFKFLRGIARHNDRTWFQAHKADYDAHLREPFQRLLTDLQPVLAGVAPHYRSEPKGVGGSLFRIQRDTRFANDKTPYKTWQGARLFHERGRQVEAPSFYVQIQPGNCFVGAGLWHPEPATLRRVRQFILDNPGSWKAAAHDAKFRRRFDLDDSEVLTRMPRGFPDDFQFADDLKRKNFVAYRVIEDATMTGPRLLKTLETDLGGMARFVDYLCAALDLEF; this comes from the coding sequence ATGGCCACCTACTTCACCGACGCAAGTTTCAAGTTCCTGCGCGGCATCGCCCGCCACAACGACCGCACCTGGTTCCAGGCGCACAAGGCCGACTACGACGCGCACCTGCGCGAACCGTTCCAGCGGCTGCTGACCGACCTGCAGCCCGTGCTGGCCGGCGTGGCCCCGCATTACCGCTCCGAGCCCAAGGGCGTGGGCGGTTCGTTGTTCCGCATCCAGCGCGACACGCGCTTCGCCAACGACAAGACGCCGTACAAGACCTGGCAGGGCGCGCGTCTGTTCCACGAGCGCGGGCGTCAGGTGGAAGCACCTTCGTTCTACGTGCAGATCCAGCCGGGCAACTGCTTCGTCGGTGCGGGGCTGTGGCATCCGGAGCCCGCGACGCTGCGCCGCGTGCGCCAGTTCATCCTCGACAACCCCGGCAGTTGGAAGGCCGCCGCGCACGATGCGAAGTTCCGCCGCCGTTTCGATCTGGACGACAGCGAAGTGCTCACGCGCATGCCGCGCGGGTTCCCGGACGATTTCCAGTTCGCCGACGATCTCAAGCGCAAGAACTTCGTGGCCTATCGGGTGATCGAGGATGCGACGATGACGGGCCCGCGCTTGCTCAAGACACTGGAGACGGATCTGGGCGGAATGGCGCGGTTCGTCGATTACCTGTGTGCGGCGTTGGATCTGGAGTTTTGA
- the cfa gene encoding cyclopropane fatty acyl phospholipid synthase translates to MYALRSRVERLLSLADIRLGGDRPWDLQVEDERLYARLLAKGSLGLGESYMDGWWRALSLDGLLYRLLAADLDQKVRGLGVVVDAVRARLTNLQSRRRSFEVGERHYDLGNDLYRAMLGQRMVYSCAYWRGRDGAPLHDLDAAQEAKLDLVCRKLGLQPGMRVLDIGCGWGEALKFAAERYGVSGVGVTVSREQAAFARELCAGLPIEIRLQDYRELDERFDRAFSLGMFEHVGVKNYRRYFEMAQRCLGDEDLFLLHTIGNNRSVTHTDPWIGKYIFPNSMLPSAAQIAQACEGWFVLEDWHNFGADYDKTLQAWRANVERAWPQLDARYDERFRRMWRFYLSASMATFRSRHSQLWQLVLSPKGVRGGYVAPR, encoded by the coding sequence ATGTACGCATTGCGCAGTCGAGTAGAGCGGTTGCTGTCGTTGGCCGATATCCGCCTGGGCGGCGATCGGCCCTGGGACCTGCAGGTCGAGGACGAGCGGCTGTACGCGCGGCTGCTCGCCAAGGGCTCGCTCGGGCTGGGCGAGTCCTACATGGACGGCTGGTGGCGCGCGCTATCGCTGGACGGCTTGCTGTACCGACTGCTGGCCGCCGACCTGGACCAGAAGGTGCGCGGCCTGGGCGTCGTCGTCGACGCCGTGCGCGCGCGCCTGACCAACCTGCAGAGCCGGCGGCGCAGCTTCGAGGTCGGCGAGCGCCATTACGACCTGGGCAACGATCTCTACCGCGCCATGCTCGGCCAGCGCATGGTCTACAGCTGTGCCTACTGGCGCGGCCGCGACGGCGCGCCGCTGCACGACCTGGATGCCGCGCAGGAGGCCAAGCTCGACCTGGTCTGCCGCAAGCTCGGCCTGCAGCCGGGCATGCGCGTGCTCGACATCGGCTGCGGCTGGGGCGAAGCGCTGAAGTTCGCGGCCGAGCGCTACGGCGTCAGCGGCGTCGGCGTGACGGTGTCGCGCGAGCAGGCGGCGTTCGCGCGCGAGTTGTGCGCGGGCTTGCCGATCGAGATCCGCCTGCAGGATTACCGTGAACTGGACGAGCGTTTCGACCGCGCGTTCTCGCTGGGCATGTTCGAACACGTCGGCGTGAAGAACTACCGTCGGTACTTCGAGATGGCCCAACGCTGCCTGGGCGACGAAGACCTGTTCCTGCTGCACACCATTGGCAACAATCGCTCGGTGACGCACACCGATCCGTGGATCGGCAAGTACATTTTCCCCAACTCGATGCTGCCTTCGGCGGCGCAGATCGCGCAGGCCTGCGAAGGGTGGTTCGTGCTGGAGGACTGGCACAACTTCGGCGCCGACTACGACAAGACGCTGCAGGCGTGGCGCGCCAACGTGGAGCGCGCGTGGCCGCAGCTGGACGCGCGCTACGACGAGCGCTTCCGCCGCATGTGGCGGTTCTATCTGTCGGCGTCGATGGCGACGTTCCGCAGCCGGCATTCGCAGCTGTGGCAGCTGGTGCTGTCGCCGAAGGGTGTGCGGGGCGGGTATGTGGCGCCGCGGTGA
- a CDS encoding DUF3298 and DUF4163 domain-containing protein: protein MKRLLLLFALAAALSACKRDPEPAAPIATAPGTAPAVPGEPAGAAPGVTLQDVSETTSDYIIGISYQVPAEQYPGLAVELKKYADAAREDLIEAAKARAQPGGATSAPYDLSLSFTELMHTPEVVAIAADGSSYTGGAHGAPLIARFVWLPKQNRMLGAQQLIPTPAGWSAISDYVREQLHAALSQRVDADDLPPEERAEVVKNASRMIDDGTQPDPADFALFEPMASPDGRLGGLRFVFAPYQVGPYSDGTQTVEVPVEILLPHIAPEYRALFAAPVPAPADPAGAPATPR from the coding sequence ATGAAGCGATTGCTCCTGCTGTTTGCACTGGCCGCGGCGCTGTCCGCGTGCAAGCGAGACCCCGAACCCGCCGCCCCCATCGCCACCGCGCCCGGTACCGCGCCCGCGGTTCCCGGCGAGCCGGCCGGCGCCGCGCCCGGCGTGACGCTGCAGGACGTTTCCGAAACCACGTCGGACTACATCATCGGCATCAGCTACCAGGTGCCGGCCGAGCAGTACCCGGGCCTGGCGGTGGAACTGAAGAAGTACGCCGATGCCGCGCGCGAGGATCTGATCGAAGCGGCCAAGGCGCGCGCCCAGCCCGGCGGGGCGACCAGCGCGCCCTATGACCTGTCGCTGAGCTTCACCGAGCTGATGCACACGCCCGAGGTGGTCGCCATCGCCGCCGACGGCAGCAGCTACACCGGCGGTGCGCACGGCGCGCCGCTGATCGCGCGCTTCGTCTGGCTGCCCAAGCAGAACCGCATGCTGGGCGCGCAGCAGCTGATCCCCACGCCCGCCGGCTGGAGCGCCATCTCCGACTACGTCCGCGAGCAGCTGCACGCCGCGCTCTCCCAGCGCGTGGACGCCGACGACCTGCCGCCGGAGGAGCGGGCGGAGGTGGTGAAGAACGCCTCGCGGATGATCGACGACGGCACCCAGCCGGACCCGGCGGACTTCGCCCTGTTCGAGCCGATGGCCTCGCCGGACGGGCGCCTGGGCGGGCTGCGTTTCGTCTTCGCTCCGTACCAGGTGGGGCCGTATTCGGACGGCACGCAGACCGTCGAAGTGCCGGTGGAGATCCTCCTGCCGCACATCGCCCCGGAGTACCGGGCCCTGTTCGCCGCCCCGGTGCCGGCGCCCGCCGACCCCGCTGGCGCCCCGGCCACTCCGCGCTAG